In Manis pentadactyla isolate mManPen7 chromosome 3, mManPen7.hap1, whole genome shotgun sequence, a single window of DNA contains:
- the GPR20 gene encoding G-protein coupled receptor 20, giving the protein MPSEPPAGPSAATVPNATAEVTNMSMPETPLFHLFAHMDEELHATFPGLWLALMAVHGVIFLVGLVLNGLALYVFCCRTQAKTPSVIYTINLVVTDLLVGLSLPMRFAVFYGTQGCLPCAFPPVFGYFLNMHCSILFLTCICVDRYLAIVRPDGSRRWRQPACARAVCACVWLAAGAVTLSVLTAGSGPCCRVFALTILEFLLPLLVISVFTGRIVCALSRPGLLSQGRQRRVRAMQLLLTVLVIFLICFTPFHARQVAVALWPKVPRRTSLVVYHVAVTLSSLNSCMDPIVYCFVTSSFQATVRGLFQRHTAEREPGGSAAGMHKSSKGSGLPLGLCTGPRTLTQA; this is encoded by the coding sequence ATGCCCTCTGAGCCCCCCGCAGGGCCCTCGGCCGCGACAGTCCCCAATGCCACAGCAGAGGTGACCAACATGAGCATGCCAGAGACGCCCCTGTTCCACCTGTTTGCCCACATGGACGAGGAGCTGCACGCCACCTTCCCAGGCCTGTGGCTGGCGCTGATGGCGGTGCATGGCGTCATCTTCCTGGTAGGCCTGGTGCTCAACGGGCTGGCACTGTATGTCTTCTGCTGCCGCACCCAGGCCAAGACACCATCGGTCATCTACACCATCAACCTGGTGGTGACCGACCTGCTGGTGGGCCTGTCCCTGCCCATGCGCTTCGCTGTCTTCTACGGCACGCAGGGCTGCCTGCCATGCGCCTTCCCGCCCGTCTTCGGCTACTTCCTCAACATGCACTGCTCCATCCTCTTCCTCACCTGCATCTGCGTGGACCGCTACCTGGCCATCGTGCGGCCTGACGGGTCCCGCCGCTGGCGGCAGCCCGCCTGCGCCAGGGCCGTGTGCGCCTGCGTGTGGCTGGCCGCCGGTGCCGTGACCCTGTCCGTGCTGACGGCGGGCAGCGGGCCCTGCTGCCGCGTCTTCGCGCTGACCATCCTGGAGTTCCTGCTGCCCCTGCTGGTCATCAGCGTGTTCACGGGCCGCATTGTGTGCGCACTGTCGCGACCCGGCCTGCTGAGCCAGGGCCGCCAGCGCCGTGTGCGGGCCATGCAGCTGCTGCTCACTGTGCTCGTCATCTTCCTCATCTGCTTCACGCCCTTCCACGCCCGCCAAGTGGCTGTGGCGCTGTGGCCCAAAGTGCCTCGCCGCACCAGTCTCGTGGTCTACCACGTGGCCGTGACCCTCAGCAGCCTCAACAGCTGCATGGACCCCATCGTCTACTGCTTTGTCACCAGCAGCTTCCAAGCCACGGTCCGCGGCCTCTTCCAGCGGCACACGGCAGAGCGGGAGCCCGGCGGCAGCGCGGCCGGCATGCACAAAAGCTCCAAGGGCTCTGGCCTCCCGCTCGGCCTCTGCACTGGCCCTCGCACCCTCACCCAGGCCTAG